The genomic segment ACATCATAGATAACGGTGCCTGTAAATTTTGCCGCTTCTATCATACCTTAAATTCTTTCACCTTATTTACCAATATTCCGATACTCTCTTTGTTTTTTTGTACCAGATCATTTACTTCTACGACGGCATTATTTATTTGAATGGCGCCGGCAGACATTTCATCCATGCTATTGGTAATAACCTGCGTCAATCCATCCAGTTTATTCATCTCCCGTGCAACTTCTCCGCTGCCCGAAAGCATTTCCGACGAACCGGACTGCACCGTATTGGTGGAAGTGTTAATATCTTTAATTGCAACAAGAACTTCCTTGTTCGCGTTCATCTGTTCTACCATGGAGCGCGTAATAAAATCTTCCTGATCGGAAATTTGAGTGGCAAGTTCATATACTTTCTCAAAAGTCTTTTCGGCGCCGTCGCCGGCAGCTATCAAAGTATGGATAATTTCGATAGATTCTTTCAAAACGCCGCCGATTTGTTTTCCTTGTTCGTTTGATTCTTCTGCAAGCTTGCGGATTTCGTCGGCAACAACCGCGAACCCCTTTCCGGTCTCTCCCGCATGTGCCGCTTCTATAGCGGCATTCATTGCAAGCAAGTTTGTCTGACTTGCAATATTCTGAATAATGACGCTCGCCTCCAACAGGGCATCGGAGCGCTCCGCTATTTGTTTAACTACCGAGTTTGCCGTTTTTGCACCGTTTTTCCCGTCAATCGTCATCGAATACATCTCTTTTATCAAATTGTTGTTTTTTTCCAGCGTTTGGGTGATGGTAGTGATATTCGCCGCCATTTCTTCCACCGAAGACGAAGACTGCGAAACGGCGCCCGCTTGCACCGCTATTTCACGGTCAAGCTGCTGAATTTGTTCGATAATATTTTCGACGACATTACCGGTTTTTTGGACGCTTTCTGCTTGGGTTTTTGCTTGCCTCTTAATGCTTTCCACATTTGCACTGATTTCATTTATCGCGCTCGCCGTTTCGGCCATATTATTGAAAAGATCGTCCCCTACATGCTGCATCGTTTTCGATTCACGAATCAGCGAATTAACCATAGCGGCAACTTTATCCATTGTCGTATTAAAATCGATCATCAAACTGCCGATTTCATCATTTTTCTTAATAAAAAACCGTCCGGTAAGGTCTCCTGCCGCCATTTTTGTAAAGATGAGTTGAAGCTTCCGCAGATATCCCTTTAGCCGTTTTGAAAACAAAAAAATAAGCCAGAAAAATATAATGAGCATTCCCGTTCCGACTGCCGTCATACTAATAACGATCCGGTAAAAACTTTCCAGTATCTCATTATTCTGAATCAGTATTGCTATCTTCCATCCCAGTTCATCAATTGAGAAAACACGAAGCCGCCATCTGACATTATCGATCGTAACAACTTCCGTCTCCTCGCCGGCATTTTGAAAAATTTCAAGATATTGGCTGCCGCTGTTATCCAGCTTTGTAAATACTAAATCCCTATGCATCGGATCGGCCAAAATAGTACCGTCGTTTTGGAATAACATAACGTATCCCGTCCTTCCCACTTTCAGAGAATCGATAAACGACGTTAGTTGATCCAACTTTACCTCAACGCTTACACACCCAATAAACTCCCTGTCCGGTGATAACACACGCCGAGAAAAACAGATAACAGGAACACCTATCGTAGACATATATGCAGGCGTTACAATTGTATCACCGCCGGCGGTTTCGGCTTGTTGGTACCATATACGTTTTCGCGGGTCAAACCCGGCGCGTACGGTATCATCCCAAGAACTGACAAATCCTCCCCACTTTGATCCGAAAAAAACTTGCGCAATATCGGAATATCCGTTATAAATACGCTTAAAAAGCGTTACCATCTCTTGCTCCATTTCTCCCTTAGATACGTTTTTCAATAGGATATCTTGTTTTGAAGCTGTATAATTATTGAGATTTGTATCGGCAACTTGCACAGTAGGATGTTCGGCAAGCATTTTCACTGTGTTTTTATTATTCTGCATGAACAGCATAACGGTTTGTTCAATAAGCGAAAATTGCTGAGCCGAAGTCTGATCATATTGCCTTATGTTAACCTGATATACTTGAATACCGATTATAGAACAGGCGCCTATTATCAAAATACACAACGAGACTATACCGATAAGCAAAATTTTAAAACGCAGGGACACTCCCTTTCTCTTACTGTCCATTATTTTTCTCCTCAAAATATATTAACACTACTTTCCAAAGAGTCCGCGCTGTCCGGCTTTAATCCATTTGCCGGGCATACGCGATAATGCCGGTTGATTTATTTGTGCTGCCAGCCATTCGATATAAAGCGCATTGTCTTCACCTTCAAGACGGACAAGCATTGTTTGCAAAAGGGCATTTTCTTCCTGCGCAAGCGAAGCCGTACTTGCTTCTGCCATCCGCACAAATGCCCCCGAAGCGGCAGCAACCGGAATATTCCCGCACGAGCCGGAAACATCACGGTGTACAAAAATTAATTTTCCCGATTTTTTATGGATAAAGTAACGCATGAGCGTATATGCCAGCTGCATGTTTGCGGTAATCAGCTCCGTAACAATCTTATCGGTATGCAGCACGCCGCTGTTGGAATAAAGTTCGGCGTATGCCTGCCCGTCAAAGATCAGCAGAGCGGTTTCTACATTCAACTGTAAATTTTTAAATTGAAGCGGCAAGGATTGCAGCGAAAACGCAGACTGACGGTTCCACAGTATCACCGGCCCTATCGCATTTTCCGGTTTTTTTTCCTTTATCCGTTCGGAATCTGAGGTAACAATTACCCGCTGACCCTGTACCCGTAAAAAATCAACAAGACTTAACGAAAAATTTAAACGATCATCTGTTATCAGTATATCGGAACTCATAATGCCCTAGTATATACCGAATAAATAAAAATTTGAATAGCGGGGCAGCCTTTTGTCTCAGGGTAAACGCATTGGTCAGTTTTTTTAGATGTAACTACGAAGTTTAAAACCAAATCATTGCTGTGCAAAGACTTGATTTTAAACTTCGCCGGGGATGGCTGAAAAGTAACCGGTTTTTAAGACATTCCCCGCTTTGTTATTCGATAAAAGCAGTTTCAACCATATAGCGGAATGAATCGCCTGCAGCGGAATATTCTTTTTTTTCAATGACAAAAACTATAGCACGAGAGGTGTCATCCATCAATATTTTCTTGACGGCATAATTCTTAACACCGCTTCTTACATAATCAGGCCGGCCGACCTCTTTTTTTACCTTGGTTCCATTCGGTTTTGTCTTCTCTACCGTTAAATAAAAAGAACTGTCGGTTTTCGATTTTTGCGTTGTATTCAATATAACTGTGTATTCGTCGCTTGTTTGAAAGTCGCGGAAAAACAGCGTCTGGTTTCCTTCCGTCGATTCGGTTTGTGCGTAAAGAACCCTACCCTGCCGCGTTTCGGAAATTCCCCATTTACTGAGCGAAACCTGAGCTCTATTTTGCAGCGCAAGGAAGGTCGATTTACTTTCTTTTCCTTCAGTTTGCTTTGAAGGAGATGTCCTAAAAATACCGTTCTGCAAAAAGCTATTGCTGCCCACATCAACTGCGTAAATTTCGGCATACGCGCGGTAGGTTTTATCCTGTAGGCCGTACTGACCGAAAGCAAACTTTGTTCCGTCTACCGAAAAACCTAAATTAACAAAATTAGCAAGATCGCCGGCATAAACGGCGGCAGCAAAGGCTGCCATGATAATTATGGTATAAAGTTTTCGCATAATAACTCCTGCGCGTAAAAGATCCATGAATAATGTGTCTAAAATGCCGATTAAAGCTTGGGGAAATATATAATCAGCATCTTTCTATCCTTTTATCGGAATATACGCAGCAAACTTTATATCAGAACCGCTCCGAGGTCTTTCAAAAAAATGTGTTCTTTTATATAATCGAAGCGTTGTATTTAGGCATTCCTTAATTTAGGAATGATATTATTTAGGAAATGGCAAAAAAGTAACCGACTGTTGAGGCATACACGGGACACAAAAAGTATGGAAAATCCGCTTGTTACAAAAAAGCTGCGCAAGACAAAAGCGCGGAATCTGATTATCGGTATTTTATCTCAAGATAAAGATAGAGCTTTTTCTGCAGAAGAGCTGCATGAAGCCTGCGGCGCCGATCTGCAAATCGACTTATCGACAGTGTACCGCACGATGCATACGCTTGCCGAATCCGGCTTTGTAACAAAAAGCATACACCCCGACGGTAAAGCGTACTTTCAGCTTGCTTCCCGGCAGGGGACGGAGCATCACCACAGGATTGTGTGCAGCCGCTGCAAGGCTTCGGCCGACATAGCCGTCTGTCCGCTTCATGATTTGGAAGACCAAATCTTATCCGAAACAGGTTTTACGATGACCTCACACAGTATAGAGCTTACCGGCCTGTGCCCCGCCTGTAAAGCTGAAGAAGAAGCCGAAGCGCAGGCGTTTCTGCAAGGAACGCCGCAAATTAAATCTAAGGGGAACCTCTAGCTTCCGGCGGATCGGTTTTAAATTAACTTATTTTTTTGTGCCGCAGCGTAGAGTTTTGCATTCCACACATTACGGAAAATAAATTTATCCCGCACAGTGTTTTCCGTCATCATATCCATACAATTTTGTAACGCTTTAAACGAACGGCTTAAATATCCGTTTGCCGTATCCGAAGTACTCCCCTCTCTGCGGAGAATGGCATCATAGCAAAGATATGCATATATGGAAGCATACATATCGGAGTGGCGGAGAGCCTCCCGTGCGGTATCTTCAAGCACTTGCAGATATGTTTGAGCAGAATCCTCCAACAATTCCGCAGCAAGACGGAAACGGTAATAGCTGTCCATTGCGGTATAAAATATCTCCATCACCGGCCGGCTGTACAAATGTCCCCAAACCAAATCTTCTGCAAGCGCGAAACCGCTTTGATACGGTTCAACCGGTGCAGTTATTATTTCGGAAGCAGCTTGTATTTGCGAACGTTCATCCCTGAAAATCGGAGCCAATAAAAATGATTCGATTAAAAACAAAAGTGCATCGGGCGATTTATCCAAATTCGCAATGAATACCGGCTGAGCTTTGCCCGTTTGCCCTTTTTGAGACAATGTCCTTGCGTACCAAATTCTGCAAAGCGGAATCCATTCTTGAAAGTGCTTCGACGCCGCTTTTTCCGCTTCTTGGAATAAAAGCTCCGCCTTACCGTAATCTCCTAATTGCAACGCAACCCTTCCCTGCATAAAAAGGCACGGTATCTTTTTAGGCTCCTCAAAATAATCCTCCGATGCCTGTAAGAGACGGTCTAAAAAACCGGAGACAGCATGCAAATTATTCTGCAAAAAGCAGCTAATACCGAGGTTAAACAGTGCTTCGCAGATAAATCGGCTGTCGTTAAGCGATTCGGCAATATCAAGCGCATATTGGAAATATGTTACCGCATCTTCTATTTTATTTTGAGACAGATGCAGAAACGCAATACAAGAAAGCGCTCTGTATTCACCTGCGGGGAACGTATGTTTTTGAACCGAGCTGACGGCTTTTTTTACCGCGTGCACCGCTTCGTTAATATTTTTTTGTTTACTGATTTTTAATGCCTTTTGATAACTTTCAAGAGCACCGAAAAAGACTGCATTCTTAAAGGAACCGATATCGATCTGAGGAATTTCTTTATCCGAATATTTATGGAAGAAATAATGCAGCATAAACTGATCTTGCGGCTCAAATTGCAGCGCATAAAAAATATCTTTTAGGTTCTCGTCGGGACACAGCATTCCCTTCTTATATTTATCCCATAAAAAATCAGCTATATACGGTTTTACCTTCTCTCTTTCAGCTCCAAGTTTTTGTTCCAATAGATCAACGGCACCTTTACTTGCCGAATATATATCATCTTTCACTGCAGTGATACCGGCAGCATACATCCATTCGTATAAATTCGTAATAAACGACGTGCTTTTATGCAGCGAAAGGAAAAATTCTTGTAGCTCATCCTCAAAAATAAACGAGGAACCGTATATTGTCAGATACGCAAGCTGTAAAAAGTCCAACGATAAACCGTCAAGCTGCATTGACTTTTCCGGCATACGCTCGGTATGCGCACGAATAGGGAGCACGTTTAACAGCCGATTAGCTTCTTCGGCATTTTCCTCGGTATATATAACCGTTAGTTCGGTAATATGAGCGCTTTTTTCAAAAACGCGGAAGTACAGCTGTGTGTATAATAAAAAAGCATCGATAAAGTAATCGGGATAATCCGAACAAAATCGATTCCGGCGGAAATAATACTGCACGTGCTTTGTCTTATCAAATTGCGCTCTTTCGCTGTCCGAAAGGACTTCCGCTACGGCTTGGCCGGTAACAGGATGCAACAGCATAAAATGGTACAGCGCATGCAGCCATGTAACGGTACCCGTTAGATAGATGCTGCACGGCTTTTCCGCAGATTCACCGTTAATCGTTTTCGGTACGATAAACTCAGCGCTGTAGTAGAGTTTGATTTTCGATACATATTCAAACCGGATATAGGATTGCAAAAGCCGCTCCGCTTCCGGGGAGGCAAAAAAGCTGCGGTTCGGCACAAGTATACTTCTATAGGCAGCAAAATGATCGGTAATGGTATCTTCCGAATCCGTTTCGCCGCAGCAATCGATAATAACCCGATAGTCTACAATCCGCCTTCTATAGACACGCAGCAGATCGGCCAAGTTCTGTAAAAATAAATTGGCGGAAAAGACCGGGGCAAGTTCGCTGCTGCTAAAGCAATAGATAGAAGCACAGGAAATCTTAAATGAAGTTGCCCCGTTTGCTTCGGCCGATTCCGCAACGGCATTAAAGAGTTTTTGTATTTCAAACGGCGCAATTCTCAACAGCTGCCGTTCATAAGGAATTTCAAAATAAACACAAAGCATAATAACCTTCCTTAATAGGTATCGGCTTTTTTGCCGTTCCGATAAAGTTTGTAGACCTTTCGGAAAAATTCGATTATACTGTGCCGATGAATATTAAAACCAAACGGGATTACTTTTTGCCGCTTATACTCATCTTTGCGGTTATTGCTCTTGATCAATTCACTAAATGGCTGATTATAAAATCGATTGCCCCGTGGTCTGTCGGCGCTTCTTTTTTCGGCGGCCTCTTACGGATTGTCTGTGTGTACAATACCGGCGCCGCATTCAGTTTAGGAAGCGGACTGTCTTCCGTTATGCGCTTTATCGTAATGGCCTGTATTCCTGCCTTTTTTATCGCCGGCATTTGCATTGTCTATTTTAAATCGGAATTTTCCCGGCTGCAGCGCTGGTTTTTAAGCGGCATTATAGGCGGCGGAATAAGCAATTTACTCGATCGGTTTTTTAGAGCGGAAGGAGTTGTGGATTTTATCGATGTTAAATTTTTCGGTATTTTCGGTTTGGAACGCTGGCCTACCTTTAATATTGCAGATGCTGCCATCGTCGTATGCGCTTTCGGCTTATTGATTGCTATTTTCATTCAAGAACGAAAAGGAAAAAAGAAAAACCGAAGTACAGGCAAAAGCGGGGAATAACATGCGGAATATTATTCTTTTTTTAATTATCGGAACATTGGTAACCCTTGTTCTCATCATCGGCTGCAGCGCGATATGTGCCGGAATTATTATTTTGCTGGCAAAATTAATTAGTGCAAGTATTTTAGCGGCGCTTCCTTTCTCGGTTATTGCAGGAATCGTCTTATCATTCTTATTTTACGGTAAGATTATGAAGAAAATAATGAATAAGTATGGATTAAACAATAAAAAATAAACTGCGGCAGACAGGCATTAATAACCGTCGGACATCTGGCGGTTCAGGTCTTTCTGGCACAGCTCTTGATAAACGGGCGCCCGATTTTTCAGCTCTTCTTTAACAGCCTTGCTGAACGGCATATAACGCCAAAATACATTGCGTACTTCCCTATCCAGTTTCTGTATGCCTTCGCTTTCTTTCGTCATCCAGATTAGGTAGTCTTCGATAAAGTATTCTTTTACATCGCCTTTCAGCTTTTGAGCCTGGAACCATTGATAGTAATTACCGGTTAGACCTTCTTCCATCCAATAGTATGAAGCTTTTTCTTTTGCAACCTGCCAGCGGAGATCGGCAGTAGCCGTTAAAAGTGCATTTTTTAAATTTTTTGTATACATCGGAATTGCAATGCGTCCGCGGCTGGTTACGCGGTTATACCGGTCAAAGGGTTCCCAACAAAAACCTATATCTCCGTAAGAGGGGATAAGGACAACAAACGGCGGTATTCTGTTTAGCTGCGAACGGTATTGGCGGCAATACGCTTCACAGTCGATGCTTTCAATCCAGCGCATAATTTCCAATACATTTTCCCGAATACCGATTTCGTTCGGCGTACAATGGAAAAACTCACGTGATAAAATAGGAAAGTGGTTTCCTTGCCGGCCGCAGGTCATCTTAACCATTTGCCGGACGGTTTCAAGCTCGGTATTTACATCCGAAACATTCAATTCACCATCGCCGCTTACCTCAATTTTTTCTTTCAACGAGCGTACATCCTCGTCTACACGGTGATATTCGGCCAAGAAATTGGTCAACTCTTTATCCAGTGCGAGGATACGCCGCAGACTGTCGCCCAGATCGCTTACATTGCGTTTTTGTATTTCGGTAAACGGAGCTTTTATCCCTGCAAAACCGGCAAGGCTATCGTGCACGAACAACTCGTGGATTTGGTTCTTTACCAATTCTTCCGCGCTTGACCGTTCATCGGATTTCGCACGGAGCAGGTTTTCCGCACTTTGCAATTTTCCCTGCGCCTTACTAAGAAGCTGTTGAAAATGGGTCGAAATATTCTTTTGCTTTGTCCGTACCTCATCGGTAGAAGAAGGATTGATTAAGCCGATTGCAATATCATGGAACCATTCATCCAGATAATAAATGGGTTCATTGTAGGGATTTTCATCGATAATCTTTGCAAACGTATCTTTCTGTTCGGCAGTCAAAAGCGTCGGTAAAATAAGCCCGTAACGAAGCGCATATTTTTTTTCTATTGCAGCTTCGTCCGTCGTCAATTTTAATACAAGTACGGAAATAAACTGCCAATAATTTGTAACAAGCTGTTGCCGGTATACGGTACGGTCTTTT from the Treponema vincentii F0403 genome contains:
- a CDS encoding methyl-accepting chemotaxis protein, whose protein sequence is MDSKRKGVSLRFKILLIGIVSLCILIIGACSIIGIQVYQVNIRQYDQTSAQQFSLIEQTVMLFMQNNKNTVKMLAEHPTVQVADTNLNNYTASKQDILLKNVSKGEMEQEMVTLFKRIYNGYSDIAQVFFGSKWGGFVSSWDDTVRAGFDPRKRIWYQQAETAGGDTIVTPAYMSTIGVPVICFSRRVLSPDREFIGCVSVEVKLDQLTSFIDSLKVGRTGYVMLFQNDGTILADPMHRDLVFTKLDNSGSQYLEIFQNAGEETEVVTIDNVRWRLRVFSIDELGWKIAILIQNNEILESFYRIVISMTAVGTGMLIIFFWLIFLFSKRLKGYLRKLQLIFTKMAAGDLTGRFFIKKNDEIGSLMIDFNTTMDKVAAMVNSLIRESKTMQHVGDDLFNNMAETASAINEISANVESIKRQAKTQAESVQKTGNVVENIIEQIQQLDREIAVQAGAVSQSSSSVEEMAANITTITQTLEKNNNLIKEMYSMTIDGKNGAKTANSVVKQIAERSDALLEASVIIQNIASQTNLLAMNAAIEAAHAGETGKGFAVVADEIRKLAEESNEQGKQIGGVLKESIEIIHTLIAAGDGAEKTFEKVYELATQISDQEDFITRSMVEQMNANKEVLVAIKDINTSTNTVQSGSSEMLSGSGEVAREMNKLDGLTQVITNSMDEMSAGAIQINNAVVEVNDLVQKNKESIGILVNKVKEFKV
- a CDS encoding DUF2259 domain-containing protein, yielding MRKLYTIIIMAAFAAAVYAGDLANFVNLGFSVDGTKFAFGQYGLQDKTYRAYAEIYAVDVGSNSFLQNGIFRTSPSKQTEGKESKSTFLALQNRAQVSLSKWGISETRQGRVLYAQTESTEGNQTLFFRDFQTSDEYTVILNTTQKSKTDSSFYLTVEKTKPNGTKVKKEVGRPDYVRSGVKNYAVKKILMDDTSRAIVFVIEKKEYSAAGDSFRYMVETAFIE
- a CDS encoding Fur family transcriptional regulator, producing the protein MENPLVTKKLRKTKARNLIIGILSQDKDRAFSAEELHEACGADLQIDLSTVYRTMHTLAESGFVTKSIHPDGKAYFQLASRQGTEHHHRIVCSRCKASADIAVCPLHDLEDQILSETGFTMTSHSIELTGLCPACKAEEEAEAQAFLQGTPQIKSKGNL
- the lspA gene encoding signal peptidase II, which codes for MNIKTKRDYFLPLILIFAVIALDQFTKWLIIKSIAPWSVGASFFGGLLRIVCVYNTGAAFSLGSGLSSVMRFIVMACIPAFFIAGICIVYFKSEFSRLQRWFLSGIIGGGISNLLDRFFRAEGVVDFIDVKFFGIFGLERWPTFNIADAAIVVCAFGLLIAIFIQERKGKKKNRSTGKSGE